From Rubidibacter lacunae KORDI 51-2, a single genomic window includes:
- a CDS encoding Mrp/NBP35 family ATP-binding protein — translation MLDTQTVLNVLRPVQDPELQKSLVELNMIRNVRVDGSKVSFTLVLTTPACPLREFIVEDCQKAVKQLPGIETVDVDVTAETPQQKSLPDRQSVPGIRNIIAVSSGKGGVGKSSVAVNLAVALAQAGSRVGLLDADIYGPNAPGMLGLDGAKVTVRNGAQGEVLEPAFNYGVKLVSMGFLIDPDQPVIWRGPMLNGIIRQFLYQVEWGELDYLIVDMPPGTGDAQLTLAQAVPMSGAVIVTTPQSVALADARRGLMMFRQLGAQVLGIVENMSYFIPPDQPDRQYDLFGSGGGEKTARELDVPLLGCIPLEIALREGGDRGTPIVLADPDSASAQALTEIAGRVAARVSVVALT, via the coding sequence GTCGAACTGAACATGATCCGCAACGTGCGCGTTGACGGTAGCAAGGTTAGCTTCACCCTCGTGCTGACGACGCCTGCCTGTCCGCTGCGCGAGTTCATCGTCGAGGACTGTCAAAAAGCCGTCAAGCAACTGCCCGGCATCGAAACCGTAGATGTAGACGTTACAGCCGAAACGCCGCAACAAAAATCCCTGCCCGATCGCCAGTCGGTTCCCGGCATCCGCAACATCATCGCCGTGTCTAGCGGTAAAGGCGGCGTCGGCAAAAGCTCGGTTGCCGTCAATCTTGCCGTCGCCCTAGCGCAAGCGGGTTCTCGCGTGGGCTTGCTTGATGCCGATATTTATGGACCCAACGCGCCGGGCATGCTCGGTCTTGACGGTGCCAAGGTCACCGTTCGCAACGGCGCACAGGGCGAGGTACTCGAACCGGCCTTTAACTACGGAGTCAAACTGGTGTCGATGGGATTCCTGATCGACCCCGATCAACCCGTGATCTGGCGCGGACCGATGCTAAACGGCATCATCCGACAATTTCTATACCAGGTCGAGTGGGGCGAGCTCGACTACCTGATTGTCGACATGCCACCGGGGACGGGGGATGCACAGCTTACCCTCGCGCAAGCCGTGCCCATGTCCGGTGCCGTGATCGTGACTACGCCGCAGTCCGTTGCGCTTGCCGACGCGCGCCGGGGGTTGATGATGTTCCGGCAGCTCGGCGCCCAGGTGCTGGGTATCGTCGAGAACATGAGCTATTTCATTCCACCAGACCAGCCGGATCGCCAATACGACCTTTTCGGGTCGGGCGGCGGCGAAAAGACCGCTCGGGAGTTGGACGTTCCGTTGCTCGGCTGCATTCCCCTCGAAATAGCCCTGCGCGAAGGGGGCGATCGCGGCACGCCAATCGTGCTTGCCGACCCCGATTCGGCATCGGCTCAGGCGCTGACAGAAATTGCCGGCCGCGTGGCTGCCCGCGTCTCCGTGGTCGCTCTAACCTAA
- a CDS encoding DUF4335 domain-containing protein translates to MSIRRQYSLPNCTLTLDGWSHEADALELRPPLSILTGVECRFLGRDEHLSGDRDFLTNLVAAANAYAQALLSGIAPNQPDRGDRAISFTAGDDEGTHLLLVHAPDARMPDDTSKDDGDRGPGELLQVELTTVQLFDLVEAIDQFLTDRATLPDMSLELTPLPKHLRKPDKPLAERAKPAAIGAAGFVAAALAFYMLPVPETRAPESTEPQQESALDPSEFGAVGATFPDDIETVLATALTVSDAAEQSALGARLRDEIEAAWDSNANALDTPLEYRIWADATGNLLGYQALERSNRPLAAAPVLPRLVTPPDVSGTEPLHVAQFQLTFNPDGSVAIAPQSVEP, encoded by the coding sequence ATGAGCATCCGGCGTCAGTACAGCTTGCCCAACTGCACCCTCACTCTTGACGGATGGAGCCATGAAGCCGACGCGCTTGAGTTGCGTCCGCCCCTATCGATCTTGACCGGTGTCGAGTGCCGTTTCCTCGGTCGAGACGAGCATCTCAGCGGCGATCGCGACTTCCTCACCAACTTGGTTGCGGCAGCCAATGCTTACGCTCAAGCGCTGCTCAGCGGCATCGCGCCCAATCAACCCGATCGCGGCGATCGCGCAATTTCCTTCACCGCCGGCGACGATGAGGGTACCCACCTCCTGCTCGTGCACGCACCCGATGCGCGTATGCCCGACGACACCAGCAAGGACGATGGCGACCGGGGCCCGGGCGAGCTGCTGCAAGTCGAGTTAACGACGGTGCAGTTGTTCGATCTCGTCGAGGCGATCGACCAATTCTTGACCGATCGCGCGACACTTCCGGATATGTCCCTTGAGCTGACGCCGCTGCCGAAGCACCTGCGCAAACCGGACAAACCCCTCGCCGAGCGTGCGAAACCGGCCGCGATCGGTGCTGCGGGCTTTGTGGCTGCGGCTCTCGCCTTCTACATGCTCCCCGTTCCCGAGACACGAGCGCCCGAATCGACCGAGCCCCAACAAGAGTCGGCTCTTGACCCGAGCGAATTCGGCGCGGTCGGCGCAACGTTCCCCGACGATATCGAAACCGTCCTCGCCACGGCACTGACCGTCTCCGATGCCGCAGAGCAAAGCGCATTGGGCGCGCGCCTCCGCGACGAGATTGAAGCCGCCTGGGACAGCAACGCGAATGCGCTCGATACACCGTTGGAATATCGTATCTGGGCGGACGCCACCGGCAACCTATTGGGCTATCAGGCACTCGAACGAAGCAATCGCCCGCTTGCTGCCGCTCCCGTACTGCCACGCCTCGTCACGCCACCGGATGTTAGCGGTACCGAGCCGTTGCACGTGGCTCAGTTTCAGCTCACCTTCAACCCCGATGGCAGCGTCGCGATCGCGCCGCAGTCTGTTGAACCGTAA
- a CDS encoding DedA family protein, whose protein sequence is MDWLSLETWQELARSYGYGAVFLGIALENTGLPLPGETIALTGGYLAGNGELDYGRVLGSAIAGAILGDTCGYWLGRTGGWPLVVRVGSWFRISEVQLQTARDRFGRSARQAVFFGRFVTLLRIFAGPLAGIARMPYLEFLVCNAAGAAFWALAMVTLAFGLGRVVPLGQIASWVAQFGVLALVLAIAVILLAWWWETRRNRRPVGESVEQ, encoded by the coding sequence ATGGATTGGTTATCGCTCGAGACCTGGCAAGAACTCGCCCGCAGTTACGGCTACGGGGCAGTTTTCCTCGGCATCGCGCTGGAAAATACCGGACTGCCGCTCCCGGGCGAAACGATTGCACTCACCGGCGGTTATCTGGCAGGCAATGGCGAACTGGACTATGGCCGCGTCCTCGGCAGTGCGATCGCCGGCGCCATCCTCGGCGACACTTGCGGGTATTGGTTGGGACGGACTGGTGGCTGGCCGCTCGTAGTTCGCGTCGGCAGCTGGTTCCGCATCTCTGAAGTGCAACTGCAAACTGCCCGCGATCGCTTCGGTCGCAGCGCGCGCCAAGCCGTCTTCTTCGGGCGATTCGTGACGCTGCTGCGCATTTTTGCCGGACCGCTGGCCGGTATCGCACGGATGCCCTATCTGGAATTCTTAGTCTGTAATGCTGCTGGAGCGGCGTTTTGGGCTCTAGCAATGGTCACTCTGGCGTTCGGTCTCGGCCGCGTCGTACCTTTGGGGCAAATCGCGAGCTGGGTCGCGCAGTTCGGAGTGCTTGCCCTGGTTTTGGCGATCGCGGTAATTCTCCTGGCGTGGTGGTGGGAGACGCGCCGCAATCGGCGTCCGGTCGGCGAATCGGTCGAGCAGTAA
- a CDS encoding adenine phosphoribosyltransferase: MESKLEILKASVRTVPDFPKPGIQFRDITTLLHNPDALQITFDLLVERIQNSGIAPNYVIGIESRGFMFAPTLACALGAGFVPVRKPGKLPAAVHTIEYDLEYGTDRLEVHQDAMPAGSKALVVDDLIATGGTARATANLIDNIGCYVVGFAFVIELRDLGGRSQLPDVPIVTLLEY, encoded by the coding sequence ATGGAGTCTAAGTTAGAAATCCTCAAGGCGTCGGTCCGAACCGTTCCGGACTTTCCCAAGCCCGGCATTCAGTTTCGCGACATCACGACACTGCTGCACAACCCCGATGCTTTGCAGATAACGTTCGACCTCCTAGTCGAGCGCATCCAGAACTCCGGTATCGCGCCCAACTACGTCATCGGCATCGAGTCGCGCGGCTTTATGTTCGCGCCCACGCTGGCTTGCGCCCTCGGCGCTGGGTTCGTCCCCGTCCGCAAGCCGGGTAAACTCCCAGCGGCCGTCCACACGATCGAGTACGACCTAGAATACGGCACCGATCGCCTCGAAGTTCACCAAGATGCAATGCCTGCCGGAAGCAAGGCGTTGGTCGTAGATGACTTGATCGCCACTGGCGGGACGGCACGGGCAACGGCAAACTTGATCGACAACATCGGCTGTTACGTCGTTGGCTTTGCTTTCGTTATCGAGCTCCGCGACCTCGGCGGGCGATCGCAGCTGCCCGATGTCCCGATCGTTACGCTTTTAGAATATTGA
- the ligA gene encoding NAD-dependent DNA ligase LigA, translating into MVETAIVKRVEQLRQQLRQANYEYFVLDAPTLEDTVYDRLLRELQSLEAEHPDLATADSPTLRIGGRAAEKFTSVKHNIPLYSLENAFGMAELAKWEERWRRHTANIADFAYTCELKIDGSALALTYEQGVLTRGTTRGDGITGEDITPNVKTIRAIPLRLRIENPPERLEIRGEAFLPLDVFADINRERDRQALDRFANPRNAAAGTLRQLDPNVVARRRLDFFAYTLLIADAEDDERTAIASPASQWESLELLQKLGFKVNPNRRRCPSLQDVGDYFEYWAERRQDLPYLTDGVVVKLDSRALQQQLGFTQKFPRWAIALKYPAEEVPTRVKDIAVNVGRTGAVTPLAILEPVQLAGTTVQRATLHNGDRVAELDVRVGDTAIVRKAGEIIPEVLRVLPSLRPDGTQPFTMPTHCPECGTALVRPEGEAVTRCLNVSCPAIVKGAIVHWASRDAMDIDGLGEKIVEQLTRSQLARSVADLYTLRPETIAELERMGKKSAENLAAAIARSKTQPWSRVLYALGIRFVGSVNAKILAEHFPNVNDLATAPVEDLEAVFGIGGEIARSVHQWFRIDANRGLVDQLGKAGVQFVGVPRPARDDSDGGPLAGTTFVITGTLPTLKRNDAKAAIEAAGGKVTNSISSKTSYLVCGANAGSKLDKAQKLGVAVLDEAQLQDLLSGD; encoded by the coding sequence ATGGTAGAAACAGCGATCGTCAAGCGCGTCGAGCAGTTGCGCCAGCAACTCCGGCAGGCAAACTATGAATACTTTGTCCTCGACGCTCCAACTCTAGAAGACACTGTCTACGATCGCCTCCTGCGCGAACTGCAATCCCTCGAAGCCGAGCACCCCGACCTCGCCACCGCCGACAGTCCTACCCTGCGCATCGGCGGCCGGGCGGCAGAGAAATTTACGTCCGTCAAGCACAATATCCCGCTCTACAGCCTCGAAAACGCCTTCGGAATGGCCGAGCTTGCCAAGTGGGAAGAGCGCTGGCGGCGCCACACTGCCAACATCGCCGACTTTGCCTACACTTGCGAACTCAAAATCGACGGCTCCGCTCTCGCGCTAACTTACGAGCAAGGCGTCCTCACGCGCGGCACTACTCGCGGCGACGGCATCACGGGCGAAGACATCACGCCCAACGTCAAAACCATTCGCGCGATTCCGCTGCGGTTGCGAATCGAAAACCCGCCCGAGCGCTTAGAGATTCGCGGCGAAGCTTTCCTGCCCCTTGATGTCTTTGCCGACATTAATCGAGAACGCGATCGCCAAGCACTCGACCGTTTCGCCAACCCTCGCAATGCTGCTGCCGGCACCCTGCGCCAGCTCGACCCCAACGTGGTAGCCCGACGGCGATTGGATTTCTTTGCCTACACCCTTCTTATTGCCGATGCTGAGGATGACGAACGTACCGCGATCGCCTCGCCCGCTTCGCAATGGGAATCCCTGGAACTGCTGCAGAAACTCGGCTTCAAAGTCAACCCGAACCGCCGCCGCTGCCCGTCGCTGCAGGATGTGGGCGACTACTTTGAATACTGGGCAGAGCGGCGGCAAGACTTGCCGTATCTGACCGATGGCGTCGTCGTCAAACTCGACAGTCGCGCGCTCCAGCAACAACTTGGCTTCACCCAGAAATTCCCTCGCTGGGCGATCGCGCTGAAATACCCTGCTGAAGAAGTTCCCACTCGCGTCAAGGACATCGCCGTGAACGTCGGGCGGACTGGGGCTGTTACACCGCTGGCGATACTGGAACCCGTGCAATTAGCCGGCACCACCGTGCAGCGCGCCACCTTACACAATGGCGACCGCGTGGCCGAACTGGACGTGCGCGTTGGCGATACCGCGATCGTCCGCAAAGCCGGGGAGATCATTCCGGAAGTGCTGCGCGTGCTGCCGTCTTTGCGTCCGGATGGCACCCAGCCCTTCACGATGCCAACCCACTGCCCCGAATGCGGCACGGCACTCGTGCGACCCGAAGGCGAAGCCGTTACCCGCTGCCTCAATGTCTCCTGTCCCGCGATCGTCAAAGGCGCGATCGTGCACTGGGCATCGCGCGATGCGATGGATATCGACGGACTCGGCGAGAAAATCGTCGAGCAATTGACCCGCAGCCAGCTCGCGCGCTCGGTAGCCGACCTCTATACCTTGCGGCCCGAGACGATCGCCGAGCTGGAGCGCATGGGCAAGAAATCTGCCGAGAACTTGGCAGCTGCGATCGCTCGTTCCAAAACTCAGCCTTGGTCGCGCGTGCTTTACGCGTTGGGCATCCGCTTCGTCGGCAGCGTTAATGCCAAAATCCTCGCGGAGCATTTTCCCAACGTCAACGACCTCGCGACTGCCCCGGTTGAAGACCTGGAAGCTGTCTTCGGCATCGGCGGGGAAATTGCGCGATCGGTCCATCAATGGTTCCGCATCGACGCCAACCGCGGCCTCGTCGACCAGCTCGGGAAGGCGGGCGTGCAGTTCGTCGGCGTCCCGCGCCCAGCCAGAGACGATAGCGATGGCGGTCCGCTAGCCGGCACCACCTTCGTTATCACCGGCACGCTGCCAACCCTCAAGCGCAACGATGCCAAAGCCGCGATCGAAGCAGCAGGGGGTAAAGTTACCAACTCCATTAGCTCCAAAACTAGCTACCTCGTCTGCGGTGCCAACGCCGGATCCAAACTCGACAAAGCTCAAAAGCTCGGCGTTGCCGTCCTCGACGAAGCTCAACTTCAGGACCTGCTCAGCGGGGATTAA
- a CDS encoding DUF3038 domain-containing protein, giving the protein MSQSASVTSEQQPDWHSPPAPTVPSILESLPDFALADDRCSPHVQQRIDLFLLALEALELGGSERMLVAARDLQLQSLVSNRVVLWRLRCTNPWRRSYARRSLTQAEAKALTLVATRRAKQLTVAIRQLVMVQTQLRDKKLTINSHVRLTQYLDRFSAHFRGRMNPRRAKVAMYLGDRAQLDALALLLLSRLLFLTGTTGAQRLWSSLFDGEIR; this is encoded by the coding sequence ATGAGTCAATCAGCGAGCGTTACTTCCGAACAACAACCCGACTGGCACAGCCCGCCCGCGCCCACGGTGCCGTCTATTCTGGAGAGCTTACCGGACTTCGCGCTCGCCGACGATCGCTGCTCGCCTCACGTGCAACAGCGGATCGATTTGTTTTTGCTGGCTCTCGAAGCCCTCGAACTCGGTGGCTCCGAGCGAATGCTTGTTGCGGCACGAGATCTGCAACTGCAATCTCTAGTCAGCAACCGCGTCGTCCTCTGGCGCTTGCGCTGCACCAATCCCTGGCGTCGCTCCTATGCGCGGCGATCGCTGACGCAGGCCGAGGCAAAAGCGCTGACGCTGGTTGCCACGCGCCGCGCCAAACAGCTCACCGTCGCGATCCGGCAACTTGTCATGGTGCAGACGCAGCTGCGAGACAAAAAATTGACCATAAATAGCCACGTGCGTCTGACGCAGTATCTCGATCGCTTCAGCGCGCATTTTCGCGGACGCATGAACCCGCGACGCGCGAAGGTCGCCATGTATCTGGGCGATCGCGCTCAGCTCGACGCGCTGGCATTGTTGCTACTGTCCCGGTTGCTGTTTTTGACCGGTACGACGGGCGCCCAGCGGCTGTGGAGCAGCCTGTTTGACGGAGAGATTCGGTAG
- a CDS encoding Bax inhibitor-1/YccA family protein encodes MVIAASARPSERAEFIQKTYLHLAGAVAAFIVFEFLLFETGIAQGLTALLFGNGGLAWLLVLGAFMLIGWLSRGLAARADDTNLQYLGLGLYVFIQGIIFAPMLFVAHTYFQGENIIATAGVLTVAMFGGLTAIAFTTGKDFTFLGGILRIAGFVALGLIVCSLIFGFSLGLWFSAAMIIFASGAILYDTSNVLHHFQTHQHVAAALELFASVALLFWYILRLLMQLSRN; translated from the coding sequence ATGGTTATTGCCGCAAGCGCGCGTCCGAGCGAACGCGCCGAGTTTATTCAGAAGACCTACTTGCACCTGGCAGGTGCGGTCGCTGCGTTTATCGTCTTTGAATTCTTGCTGTTTGAAACGGGAATTGCTCAAGGGCTGACGGCACTGCTCTTCGGCAATGGCGGACTCGCTTGGCTGCTCGTTCTGGGAGCGTTCATGCTGATCGGATGGCTGTCGCGCGGTCTGGCTGCGCGTGCCGATGACACGAATCTGCAGTACCTGGGACTCGGGTTGTATGTCTTCATCCAGGGCATCATCTTCGCGCCGATGTTGTTTGTCGCCCACACCTACTTCCAGGGCGAAAACATCATTGCCACTGCCGGCGTGCTGACCGTAGCGATGTTCGGCGGGCTGACGGCGATCGCCTTCACGACAGGCAAGGATTTCACCTTCCTGGGCGGCATTCTCCGGATTGCCGGATTTGTGGCGCTGGGGCTGATCGTCTGCTCGCTGATTTTCGGATTCTCGCTGGGACTGTGGTTCTCGGCTGCGATGATTATCTTCGCGTCGGGTGCCATTTTGTACGACACCTCAAACGTCCTGCATCACTTCCAAACTCATCAGCACGTGGCCGCAGCCCTCGAACTGTTTGCGTCGGTAGCACTGCTCTTTTGGTACATCCTGCGGTTGCTAATGCAGCTTTCGCGGAATTAA
- a CDS encoding SLC13 family permease, with protein sequence MHMSVFLTLGVIAIALIFFVGEWWPVDFTALMVAIALMVLGLVTPEEGISGFGNTATVTVMAMFVLSAGVARTGALQTARDFLIRWGGRSPRRQIAVMSLVVGPISAIINNTAVVAVFLPIVEDWCKKQGMSVSRLLMPLSFAAILGGTMTVVGTSTNVLASNLSRQLGYGEFHLLQFAGMGALTFVIGAAYLTFVVPRLLGRRPSSGVRAAAEQASISNVSENVVWGDRDYGLNDYVSELVVAQRSNLVGQTLRASELQRKFDVDVLELIRDGVHFPQPLADKVLKAGDILLVRGTSADLLQIRDERGLDILPEVKFGKEAIAAQLETGEERIAEVLILSNSRLISSTLKDLRFRQRYNVTVLAIRRGQDVLRERLGRVPLRFGDLLLVQGPRESILGLKTTRELLVIDQADRESLRTNKAAIAVAIVAGVVGLAALNWLPIVVGSLLGAVFMVLTGCLRPGEIYGAVRWDVIFLLAGLIPLGIAMEKSGTTRWLADCLLALGGNLSGYWVLFFFYVATALLTAVLSNNASVVLMLPVAVNVANSLQLNAIAFMFAVVFAASHSYMTPLGYQTNTMVYGPGGYRFTDFIRVGAPLSLLLAATTPLLTIWIYGLEMPAPLP encoded by the coding sequence ATCCACATGTCCGTATTTCTTACGCTTGGCGTCATTGCGATCGCGCTAATTTTTTTCGTTGGCGAGTGGTGGCCGGTTGACTTCACCGCGTTAATGGTTGCGATCGCCCTGATGGTATTGGGGTTGGTAACGCCCGAAGAGGGCATCTCCGGTTTCGGCAACACGGCAACGGTGACCGTGATGGCTATGTTCGTCCTCAGTGCCGGGGTGGCGCGGACGGGAGCCTTGCAGACTGCACGGGACTTTTTGATCCGCTGGGGCGGGCGATCGCCGCGCCGTCAAATCGCCGTCATGAGCCTGGTCGTCGGGCCGATTTCCGCCATTATCAACAACACGGCCGTTGTCGCAGTGTTTTTGCCGATCGTCGAAGATTGGTGCAAGAAACAGGGCATGTCGGTCTCGCGGCTGCTGATGCCGCTGTCGTTTGCAGCAATTCTTGGCGGCACGATGACTGTTGTCGGCACGTCCACGAACGTCCTGGCCAGCAACCTCTCGCGACAGTTGGGCTACGGAGAGTTCCACCTCCTGCAGTTTGCCGGAATGGGCGCGCTCACCTTCGTAATTGGAGCAGCCTATCTGACATTTGTAGTGCCGCGCCTGCTCGGCCGGCGTCCAAGCTCGGGCGTGCGAGCGGCGGCCGAGCAGGCAAGTATTTCCAACGTTAGTGAAAACGTGGTTTGGGGCGATCGCGACTACGGACTGAACGATTACGTCAGCGAACTCGTTGTTGCCCAGCGCTCGAACTTGGTGGGGCAGACCCTGCGAGCGAGCGAGCTGCAGCGGAAGTTCGACGTTGACGTGCTGGAGCTAATTCGCGACGGCGTGCATTTCCCTCAGCCCCTAGCCGATAAGGTGCTTAAGGCCGGCGATATTTTGCTCGTGCGCGGGACCAGCGCCGATCTCCTGCAGATTCGCGACGAGCGCGGTCTCGACATTCTCCCCGAGGTTAAGTTTGGCAAAGAGGCGATCGCCGCGCAGCTTGAGACCGGCGAGGAACGCATTGCCGAAGTGCTGATCTTATCGAACTCGCGTCTGATTAGCTCTACGCTCAAAGACTTACGTTTTCGCCAGCGCTACAACGTGACCGTGTTGGCAATCCGGCGCGGTCAGGACGTCCTGCGCGAGCGCTTGGGACGCGTTCCCCTGCGTTTTGGCGACTTGCTGTTAGTGCAGGGACCGCGCGAGAGCATCCTGGGCTTAAAAACCACCCGCGAGCTGCTCGTGATCGACCAAGCCGATCGCGAAAGTTTGCGAACGAACAAGGCTGCGATCGCTGTGGCAATTGTGGCCGGGGTGGTGGGGCTGGCAGCGCTGAATTGGTTGCCGATCGTCGTCGGGTCGCTGTTGGGCGCGGTCTTCATGGTGCTAACCGGTTGTTTGCGTCCGGGCGAAATCTACGGGGCCGTGCGCTGGGACGTAATTTTTTTGCTGGCGGGGCTAATTCCACTGGGGATTGCGATGGAGAAGTCGGGGACGACGCGCTGGCTGGCCGATTGCCTGCTCGCTCTCGGCGGCAACTTGTCTGGATATTGGGTGCTGTTCTTTTTCTACGTGGCGACGGCTCTGCTCACCGCCGTGCTCTCGAATAATGCATCGGTGGTGCTGATGTTACCCGTTGCCGTTAACGTTGCGAACTCGCTACAGCTCAACGCGATCGCCTTCATGTTTGCCGTGGTGTTTGCTGCCTCGCATAGCTACATGACGCCCCTCGGCTACCAGACGAATACGATGGTCTACGGTCCGGGCGGCTATCGGTTTACGGACTTTATTCGCGTCGGCGCACCGCTGAGCCTGTTACTCGCCGCGACGACCCCGCTGCTGACGATTTGGATTTACGGGTTGGAGATGCCTGCACCGCTGCCTTGA
- a CDS encoding COP23 domain-containing protein — translation MPAYINRLSLIPIAGLTAIAIAPAAAEPPSRSGIQFRCTFDAGLPTTVAHNPSISRAMPIIRWQSQYFAESGFDNLTRCQQVTARFQQAYARGDLNYITAGVVNGLPVICATHQRGTCNHSNVLFTLEPDRNAATTLKELFAVRHQSGGPLVRGGEPTYPYIDVREALAPLATELGTQSEPTPDSWREETLDESADVPEAKPEQLF, via the coding sequence ATGCCCGCCTATATAAATCGACTCTCGCTCATCCCGATCGCCGGCTTGACTGCGATCGCGATCGCGCCGGCCGCTGCGGAACCTCCAAGCAGGTCAGGAATTCAGTTCCGCTGCACCTTCGATGCAGGGCTGCCAACGACGGTCGCCCACAACCCTTCCATCAGTCGCGCGATGCCCATCATCCGCTGGCAATCTCAGTACTTCGCCGAGTCAGGGTTCGACAATCTCACGCGCTGCCAGCAAGTGACCGCTCGTTTTCAGCAGGCCTACGCTCGCGGGGACCTGAATTACATCACGGCCGGCGTTGTGAACGGCTTACCTGTTATCTGCGCGACCCACCAACGCGGCACGTGTAATCACAGTAACGTGCTGTTCACGCTCGAACCCGACCGGAATGCCGCGACGACCCTGAAGGAGTTGTTTGCCGTTCGCCATCAAAGTGGCGGTCCGCTCGTCCGCGGCGGAGAGCCGACGTATCCGTATATCGACGTGCGCGAAGCCCTCGCGCCGCTGGCAACCGAATTGGGAACCCAAAGCGAGCCGACACCGGATTCCTGGCGTGAGGAAACCCTCGACGAGTCTGCTGACGTGCCCGAAGCCAAGCCGGAGCAGCTGTTTTAG
- a CDS encoding ABC transporter permease, which translates to MTDSTPQPNRSQRVSRWQSRVDAIASNDTALYALKRVGQALLTLLLASLLSFAIIQLAPGNYLDTLRQNPQISPETIADLTARFGLDKPAIVQYGLWLRNVILRGDFGESFIYNRSVTALIAERVPATLLLAVTSTIATWAIAIPLGIVGAVQQNQFSDRVLRTLSYLGQGFPSFITALLLLILAQNTSPLFPVGGMTSLDFDSLSLPQKVLDVAWHALLPTVALSITSFAGLQRIARGELLDVLRQDYIQTARAKGLPENRVLYVHALRNAINPLITLLGFEFASLLGGAFIAEYFFSWPGLGRLILQAVFAQDIYLVMASLLMGALMLIVGNFLADLALKFADPRIRLENIN; encoded by the coding sequence ATGACGGACTCAACTCCTCAACCCAATCGGTCGCAGCGCGTCAGTCGCTGGCAATCGCGAGTCGACGCAATTGCCAGTAATGACACCGCGCTCTATGCGCTCAAGCGAGTGGGACAGGCCCTGCTAACGCTACTGCTGGCGTCGTTGCTTAGTTTTGCCATCATTCAATTAGCACCGGGCAACTATCTCGATACGCTGCGGCAAAATCCGCAAATTTCGCCGGAAACGATTGCGGACCTGACCGCCCGCTTTGGCTTGGACAAACCCGCGATCGTTCAGTACGGTTTATGGCTGCGCAACGTCATTCTGCGCGGCGACTTCGGGGAAAGCTTCATTTATAACCGTTCCGTAACGGCACTGATTGCCGAGCGGGTGCCGGCAACGCTTTTACTAGCCGTGACGTCGACGATCGCGACCTGGGCGATCGCGATTCCCTTGGGAATTGTCGGCGCGGTGCAGCAAAACCAATTCAGCGATCGCGTCCTCCGCACGCTGAGTTATTTGGGGCAGGGCTTCCCGAGTTTTATCACGGCATTGCTGCTGTTAATCCTGGCTCAGAATACGTCGCCGCTATTCCCGGTTGGCGGCATGACGAGTCTTGATTTCGATTCGCTTTCGCTGCCGCAGAAAGTTTTGGATGTTGCCTGGCACGCTCTCCTGCCCACCGTCGCATTGAGCATCACTAGCTTTGCCGGCCTTCAGCGGATCGCCCGCGGCGAGTTGCTCGACGTCTTGCGTCAGGATTACATCCAAACTGCTCGCGCCAAGGGCTTGCCCGAAAATCGAGTGCTCTACGTTCACGCACTCCGCAACGCCATTAACCCGCTGATTACGTTGCTCGGCTTCGAGTTTGCGAGTCTGCTTGGCGGAGCGTTTATTGCCGAGTATTTCTTTAGCTGGCCGGGGTTGGGCCGATTAATCTTGCAAGCCGTATTCGCTCAGGACATCTACCTGGTAATGGCAAGCTTATTGATGGGCGCGTTGATGTTGATTGTCGGCAACTTCTTAGCGGATCTCGCCCTTAAGTTTGCGGACCCACGCATTCGCTTAGAGAATATCAACTAA